From Abditibacteriota bacterium, a single genomic window includes:
- the tuf gene encoding elongation factor Tu (EF-Tu; promotes GTP-dependent binding of aminoacyl-tRNA to the A-site of ribosomes during protein biosynthesis; when the tRNA anticodon matches the mRNA codon, GTP hydrolysis results; the inactive EF-Tu-GDP leaves the ribosome and release of GDP is promoted by elongation factor Ts; many prokaryotes have two copies of the gene encoding EF-Tu) produces the protein MAKEKFERTKPHINIGTIGHVDHGKTTLTAAMTAVLSTKGWAKYQPYDKIDSAPEERERGVTINIYHAEYETANRHYAHVDCPGHADY, from the coding sequence ATGGCTAAAGAAAAATTTGAAAGAACGAAGCCCCATATCAACATCGGTACCATCGGTCACGTTGACCATGGCAAGACCACACTGACCGCTGCCATGACCGCAGTGCTGTCCACTAAGGGCTGGGCCAAGTATCAGCCTTACGACAAGATCGACTCCGCTCCCGAAGAAAGAGAGCGCGGCGTGACCATCAACATCTATCATGCCGAATACGAGACTGCCAACCGGCACTACGCTCACGTTGACTGCCCGGGCCACGCCGACTAC